The DNA region AAACCATTGTTGTATAAATTAATACCACCATGGATGACACCAACATTCGTGACAATAGTAAGGTGTAGTATGCCTGCTAGAACGCCAATAATTGGTCCAAATGATCCAGCTATGGGCGCTATTGTAGTAGAAAAGAGTATGGAAATGATAAATCCCGTACTGGTAAAATCATAGCCAAAAATAAATCCCCCCAGTAAGACACCCAGTACAATAGGTAGGCAATTTTTGGGATGTTTACCAAAAGCCCCAAATCCAACAATTGTTAATATGGCCGCTATGACCGGCCCATTAACTATGCCACCTAATAAAAGAACCAAACTGATACTCAAAATACCCATGAGACCCATATTAATGAATGTTATGCCATAACCGACAAGCTCTGTGAAGTCAGTTATGGTCCGACCTCTATATTTGAGTATGTTTTTATATTCTTTAAAACCATTTCTATTGATTCTATAACCCATCGCTATCAGATAAATGAAAAGCAGATATAGCATAATAACGATGGTCATGTGCTGATTCGTATCTAATATATTTACCGGTGTGATGTTGATTTTAAAGTTTCTAAGTAAGCTTGTAAAAACAGTCCCCACGATACCTGCAGTAAATCCAATGTTATAAAGGTTATAGCCATCATGGAATTTTAACATATGGGAAGATAAGGGCACAATGATAAATCCAATGAGTGTCCCAATAAAAATTCCCATGAAATAATTAAACCCTCTATCAAAATAACCTCCGAAAGTAATCTCACTAACAATAGGTGCCAATGCTGTACTAAACATGATGATTAAAATAATGTTCTTCATTGCAATCCCTTGCCTACGCGCATATAGATAGCCGCCCAAATATATAGGCATGATGTTAAGAATGTTTTTCCCG from Petrocella atlantisensis includes:
- a CDS encoding DUF1576 domain-containing protein, which produces MIYSTTYEEKELQKEGKQLILSVFPLVFMVFGILYGLVNHEIFSEGLMAILYSPTTLLTDFLKVGGVGAAFVNAALVGIFNIYLLRRFEMRINGLLIAAIFTVIGFSFFGKNILNIMPIYLGGYLYARRQGIAMKNIILIIMFSTALAPIVSEITFGGYFDRGFNYFMGIFIGTLIGFIIVPLSSHMLKFHDGYNLYNIGFTAGIVGTVFTSLLRNFKINITPVNILDTNQHMTIVIMLYLLFIYLIAMGYRINRNGFKEYKNILKYRGRTITDFTELVGYGITFINMGLMGILSISLVLLLGGIVNGPVIAAILTIVGFGAFGKHPKNCLPIVLGVLLGGFIFGYDFTSTGFIISILFSTTIAPIAGSFGPIIGVLAGILHLTIVTNVGVIHGGINLYNNGFAGGLVAGFLIPIIDAFKKGE